acagtttaattttaaaatacgaGGAACAATTTCTGTGATtgcaataattaataaaagttcTGCTTTTCACTTCTAATTTTTCTTAatcttttgtcaaaaaaaaaaaaagttaaatacaaTATATAATCAAATGGCAAAGTTGGAATGTTAATTAATAACCCATGTTCTATGTGCAGGTATGCAACTATGGAAGGATGAATATTTCATGTATTCTCTTCGtaaataaattacatttttccatcttatTTGGATTGCCACTTTAACTTGTTTGATatggttaaataaatttaagaacataataaatttacaaaatggtattggttaatattttgatgttaactACTTTTACAATTGTATAATGGGTGTGGTATTGTAGACTCAAAAGTGGTACATAAGTTAAGGAGCGACAAAACAACACAATTGATGACCGAAATTTTAAAGATCAACATCTTCAAAAGTATTGGTGACTTTTCTTTGTATTTACAGTTATGAAACAATGAATTTTTAAGAGATGCATTTATTTAcccttattattatttaactaaCATCGATTAAATTATTGTGTAGTTATTCGGATCAAGAGGTTTGTTAACTTAGTTAAAGAGTGTCATTCGACAATAGTGGGAACCTGTTCATATACAAATTTTGACCAAAAAAACCATGGCCATTTGTAGGGCTGTTCAGTCCATAAAATCTGATACCTATGCCAATAACTGAGTTTAATTTCAAACttcaatttatttacttatttaaacAATGAGGTTGATCCAAACTTAATGAGATTGAATCGTCCATCAATAGTTCAGTTCATATGAATAAAgttcatatgaataaaatcaCTAGATTGAATTTTAGTTCAAATTTCGACCAATAAAAAATGTTTAGAAACATGTGGGCTAAAGGTGTATTGTTAATACTTAATACTATTCTTAACAGATGAAACGACAAAAAACAATCATATGtaatttatattcttttaatgTTAGTACTTACTTATTAAACACTTAGTCACTCCTGTCCAGCATCTCTTAAAACTTACTAAATATATGTCTCCAATTACTACATACTCATATTAtaactataatatatattttttatgaaaatgtaTTTGTTGGGCCATTGCGTCAATTAGTGAGAGTGTTTGTAAAAGCCTCTCTCCCTAATAACTACCCGATTCATCACTCACTCCTTAATGAGGTACCGATCTGGAATATATGCTTAATAGTTAAAGAGTCTTCAATTAGAGATGCTCCGATAAAGTTTTATTGCAAAGTTGCATCAACATAATTTCACAGAGATATAACAGGGACtcttttaaactttaaaaaaaaaaaaaaaaaaaaaaagaatttagagTTAGAGGATGACTTCTCAGTCTAAAATAGTAAACACTTTAAACCTTGAGATTTAAATGGACATAACTAAAAACAGGATAAAACTATAGGAAGCTATCAGGTAATTTAGCCTTTACTTTTCCTTTTGATGCATTCCAAGAATTCAATGTCGACTCTTGTATGTAATCTCGAGTAACAAAATAATCCATTGAATCATTGTCCATCCAATAACCATGCATAAATCCAGCCTAATCCTTACATTTGAAAGCTAGTCTCAATGAATTGAATTTACTAAAATCGACTTACTAAATATTGTATCAGCATTTATGCTGCACTATGAATATGGATCTTACATTCATAGTGTGGCATTTTATTGCAGGAGTTATAAAAATATTGCATCTTTCATTGCCTTCGTGTGgcattttttactttttggcAGCTGTATAAAAGGCAAGTAATAATACATATATACCTGTATCATCAGCATTTATACTGCACTATGAAAATGGACTTTCAGATTTCCACTGTAAGTTGGAGAAATGGGTGAGTGTATAAGGATTAAACAAGGGGGCAATTGCAACACGATTGAAGGTTTTAGCGCATTTCATCTGCAACTTGACAGTTACGTATACCCCAAAATGACTTAGGTTTCACTTTTCTGTTTGTGGATGTAAAAAGCCACCCCATATGGGTTTCACAAGTGGCACAGTTAGCAATTGTCCATGCATACCTGCCAAAAGTAAAAGATTAGGttcttaacaaaataaaataaaataagaaacagTTTGGAATATCCTTGCAAGTTGAGAGACTAAATCTATCAGGGTCCAAGGATCAAACTTGCAATGATTGGATCATCTACCGAATGaattataagcaaaaatgaattaaattgatATACTTCCTATACAATGTACCaagaaataaaaatggacaGACACTTACCCCGGAAACCAACTGTATTTTGTAAATGCTGGCCCAGTTAGAGCTAACCCATTTGCCTTGTACAAAGTCGTTACTTCATGCACGTAACCAGTTGCATTTACATATGCACCAACAGGACCCTCACTAGACATCACCAGCATATCACTTCGCTTTGCGATTATAATCTACAGTTTTCAAGTATTACAAAGGGGAAAAAATTAATATCTGCACTTGATGAAAGATGAAAAAGAATAATTATGTTACAAAAGTATGttgttaaaatatgaaaatatcttataaatcTTGATAATATCCTAtgttagaaaaacaaaatattacgaGCATTGGTGACGATGATCACCTGGCAGATTTTACATCGAATTAGATCAATGCTTTCTAGTAGTTCAATTTCCCTTCGCAGTCTATATGGGATCCTATCAATATCCAAAAGCTCCTGCTTTGTAGATTCAGAAACAGGTATTTTACTGGCAATAGAAAATGATAAAACATCAGGCTTCTTAACAAGAGAATCCATGCTTGGTGCACCAACGATTTGCTTCCACATATCTACAGATCACGAACACCACTGTTAGATTTTGGAGAGATTAGCATTTTTAGACAAGTTCATAAAAAAGAGACAAACTCAGACAGAAATTTTGTGTTACACTGCAGTTCAAAAGCTTAAGGGCAAATGGTGAGCTTTGTGTGTTACATTCTAAAGGAAAGCAATTGATATTTCTTAGAATCTCTCTCCAACACTCAAAAGCTCTTAACAGAAAACTATGGCAATGTGCACAACATGTGAGGGCTGAGGCCATCTGGTGAGCTTTGCAGTGTTATCAATTGTGGATGGTAGAAAGCCAAAAGTCTACCATAAAATGCTACAGCGCTGCCATCCTTTACAAGTTGGCCGTGGCGGTTGTCAAAAAATCTGCAACCACAATCTGTCATGGCTGATATTTGACAACATTGgccttgataaaaaaaataacatcacCACCAAAGAATTCTAATCAATATACTCTGAAAGCTCAAAGGACCCATACTCTATAAATAAGAGCTTCCATTCGTAATATTTGGTCGAGGATAAATATTATCCAGAAACAAATATCATGATATGGACATAAGCATAGATTTGTGAGTATCAATTCGGCAAAACAGTCTCAAGATTCTAACACATAATGAActcttaataatttttcatttagattgatttttaaattttaaaatagcaCTCAGAAAATGAAAACAAGATTAGTGCAGCTAAAAATagttatatgttaataaatttttacacCGAAAAATGGCTGATAAAGAGTTAGAAGCAGCAAGGAAAAACTACCTGCAGCCCGTTGTGCAAGCCAATAGGAGTCAAACATACAATACACCCAACCAGGCATGAATGCTCTTGAAATTCTACGTGAGGGGTAGGGGTCTATATTTTTAGAACACCAATTAAGTCCTCTTGTGGAGGACTGTTTTCCAGAAGAGGAACAGTTCCCAATTCTAGAATCTAGATTTTCCGCATCGTTTTCATGATCAGGTAGCAATGATATTGAAGTGTCTGGGTCATTTAGACTGGATCTAAGTTCCTGATCTGACTCGTATGTGAATCTATCATCACTGCTGCTTGCCGATTCATCAATTAAGTCGTGTTCATAACTGGAACCAATGAGCGATTGATGGATTCTCCTCTCTGCTGATGAAAGTTCCCTCTCAAAGTTCTCTTCTGAATCACTCTCCTCATTTTTGGAACCACGTACTTCAACAGAATACTTCAACGGCAACATGCTTGAGGTGGCACGGTTACGAGGCAGATTACTTAGAGGTGTTAATTTTCCAAAAGCATCTCTTGGAGTTCGCGATGGTATGTCCTCCTCAATAATTTGGATCTCTCCATAAGGCTAAGAAGAACCAAAGAAAAAACGTAAAAAACTGAGACAAAGTAATCAATCAATACTTACATACGTACAAATGTTTGcgaagattattttttataaaaaaagcaGTAAACATGAAAATATTCTAACCACTCCTTCCACGTCGATCCAACACCGTCTTAAGCGAAATCGCTGCTGTCCACGAGTAACCACATTCAGGGAACCATCCTCTAGGCGCCCATATTGCCGAATCTGTAGACAATCTAGAGATAAGTTCAGCTGTATCAGAGAGGTTTTGCAGAAAAGCATGTGGCAAGTGATAGAACTTCACAGGCATAAATTTTAGGAAAAATATGTCAtgcagaaaaataattattacaagATGTAATAGATATTTATTTGCATAAGATTCAACGTTCTATGTATTTGACTATAGAACTACAAAAGTGTTATGGTTTAGCAAATATGATAAGTTAATTAAGTCTAGAACAGTCCAATCTAGTAATTAGGTATTTCAAGTTATCAGGATTTGGCTTAAATTCaaccttgtcctcaaggttgAGAACAGAAACCGTATTTGACATTACTGTAGCTactatagaaaaaataataccCTCCAATTTAATTCATCTCAAAATATCTTCATGCTCCATCATTTGTATAGACTTCGCTCCTGTAATTTCCATAACAAGTTGCTAATGAGCTACCATGGTCATTAATGGCATTATCTGCAGAATTATTCTTGGTTTATATTGTGATGGGAATAGTTAAAGAATGACTTTGAGCACTCTTATCGCATATACTGGTTCATTCAATAGTAGTTGTAAAACAGTCCCCTTCGGCCTCCCCAGGATCCCATTGTCGGATGCATGATGATAAAACATATCTAATGCACTCCTAATTTTCTGCAACAAGGCGCCGGTTCCCCAACTTTGATTTAGTCTTCTAGCTCTTACTTGTGTGCCCACTCTGTGTTCCCATCTCTAGAGCATTCTCTACTTAACAGGCTTTTTTCATTCAACTGTGGAGCTTTGTTTTGTGCACTCGAAAACAGGGGTTGTCCTCCACACTTCCTCATTTCTATTAGATATTCGGGAATAGGACTACAATCAAACCCATATCACGAAATACCCATTTTCCCCCTCCTTGGTCAGTCCCCAGAACCCCTCCAACGACAACCATATTGATATGAATCTCTATTGAATGCTAATTCTCTCTAGCTCATCGACTAACTATAACTGTCACTAACTAACTTCTTATATTCTATACTAACAAACACCTAATATTTTGGTATGTCCCTTAAGGACTCACTCCTGGCTACAGGCAGGCTGTTATTCAGTATCCCATAATctaaaagaaagaaatagatttCATATTTTACAGGTTATATGTTGGAACACGGCAGTTGCCATAAGCATGTATAAATGCAAATGCAAATAATTCTGTTTGAATTTGTTAATTAACAGTAGTATAGTACACCTATTGAGAAGAAATACCTCTGCAGTTGTCCCAATGCTTGCGGATTTCATGCTATGATTTGCAGTATCACTGTAAACTCGAATCTGGAAGGAGTATGGACAAGCTAGTTACGTTCATGTTTTATGAGAAAAAAGACAAGAGATCTACAGCATGACTGAATCACGAGAAGTCATCATAAGGAGTTTACCTACCACACCAATGGTGTAAGGAACGTCAACTCGACTCAAAGATCTCTCAACAGCAGCCACAAAATTGGATTCAATAACTCTCAGGGGAAGAGTAGCCCCAGGAAAGAGTACAACTCCTGAATATTGTAAGGATTAGTATATGTTTTGTCAATAAGCTAATATATGCAGGACACGATGAGGATAAGAATATAAGTTCCACAAGGTGACAATTATCCATTTTTTATGCTAGAAGCAATATATTTGACAATTTTTAAGAACGCGTTGAACAATAATTTATGAGAATACAGTCCAAAATTAAATGCGTAAAAGCACCCAAGAATGTGGCACGGAACGAAAAGGCTTAGGACACCACAAATCCAATCCAAACATCTAAACAAACCAGGGGAAATAATACATAAAAGTAGGAGGCCGGTGgaacagaaaataaaaacataaatgataTCATAAACAACTCAAAAATAGACTACCGTAAAACctcttttgaaatttaaaaacttttttagaGGAAAAGTTCAGGCATCTGGCAACGAATTTGACAAATATGTGTAAGCATGACCCTACAAGCAAAATATCTATATGTTTCCCTTCCTGTAATAAAAGAGTTTCCTAGTAATTTTGACACGTCTATAAAAGCAGGACGACAACAATGCAGATCAATAATGCCATCAATTTCATTAAAAACATTGACGAGATATGTAAAAACCAAACCACCATATTCAAATCCACGAAGGATGGTAGAGATACCTTGAAGACAGAAAAGTGGAAGGTTCAATACAGCCCCACCATCCAAGAAAGCTGTCCTGTGGTGTGTGTCTTCAACATCTAGACACACAAGCGATAAAATCAAACAACCCAATTGGAAACCACCATATATTATAGAAATGAGCATTTACAACCGAGTCCAACAAACAGATACCTACCACCCAGATATGAATGTAAGGATGCTACGCAAATATTGTAAGTGAATTCACCCAGGATGCCTGTGCTGTCATAGCCATGACTAACAGAAGACTGTCAGTACCACACACCaaaaattgaaaactaaaattgatCTAATGGGACGATTTTTGTgttacattttagtttttaaggcCCATAAAACAAATCATCTTCTACTGCACCATATTCTAGAACACtccatatttttcatatttcaacaaaaaatattaacacaAACACGAATTAAGCATTGCATTGTATCATTTTGTTATATCAGTGTTGCCAAATAGGGACTATAGTTGTGCTATAGTGTAATGGAATTGTAacaaattgttattgttatgtGATACACCATTTTAGTCCATGTTTGGTTTCACTTTTGGAGGAGCCAAAATCAATAATGGGGTAtaaaatgatttgagtatgtttggATGCTATCCATAGAATTGATTTTGGTATATTTGGATGCTATCAGTAGAATCGATTTTGCCTCCATAATTGATTCCATCTTGAAGTTAGGATTTGCATCTTCTGAGTTTTAAcactaaaatttattgttcaagtGTTCAACTAACTTTTTCGTAACCATATCTAAACATAAATCACTTTATGTTCAACATgcttttaactaaaatcaactcattcaaaatcaattttagtcaCAGTAGCACCAAACACACACTCAGTACAAAATGTGATACCAGAATTTAAACAAACCATGATCTGCAATTGACAAAGTTACATTCTATGAGATAAGGCAAAATGTGGCCTAATTTATGTGTATAATTCATCAGAATCGAAAACAGTGATAGctatataaaatcaaatcataatAACGAAGTGAGAAAGATAAATTACGTAGGATCACGGTGGTTGTTGTTATCGTCGTCGTCGGAAGAATTTTGGAAATCGTCAACCTCTTCGACCTGCAATTCCTCGAGATCGAGCTGGCGAATCTGCTCGATTTGATACATCTCCCTCTCGAGGATTCTTCTGTCGTTTTCTTCCATTTTCCGCAAGTGTTTTAGGGTTTGGTTGTGTTGTGTGCTAAGTAACGAACTCAACTACTCACACTATTGTGAGAGAAGCGCCAATCTCAAACTCTCAATCCAGGGGCCGCCCcaagaaaaaacaaattataagtaaaatgactaaaatgcccatattaaaactaaagaattacaagaatacCTAACTCTAATtcagttttctttttcttcttctctcttcCATCCAGCCTCTCCCCTTCTCTGTTCTCTTCTCTGATTCCCTCCTTCTTGCTTACAAGTTACAGCCGTCCTCTCTCCCTCTTCCATAATCAGATTCAcgaatcaatcacaataaacgCGCGACCTCTGCGGCGGCCGCCTCTGCCTGACTGCCTCCGTGGCCGTTCCGCCCGTTCGTGGCTCTCGGGCCTGTTCGCTGCAACTCTCCAGATCGCCTCTGCCTGACTGTTTTGTTCGCTGCAACTCTCAAAAGGTTcgaatttctattttgttattgctgatttttgttagttagtgctgatttttgttaggtTTGATTTATGTTAGCATGAAATTTAAAGCTTACATTGTTAGTGTTGAGTTTGAagctttgatttggagtttggagtttcaattagagttagtgctgattttttttagagtttttgtgttgcacataaaggtgtttgattttatgtcaatataaaatgtttgagtttttttgtcgcacataaggcgtttgattttatgtctatatgaagtattgagtttttttgtcgcacataaggtgtttgattttatgtctaaaatttttaaattatttaatatttcattttgtgtttattacaacttaaatttttactatataatattatttatatatttaatttatatattatatttttacgtCGGCCACCTCAAGGTTTTCGGTCAAGTTCCGCCACTGTGCTTAACCtatttcttccaacacaaaaaaTGTCTACAACATGAAATTGTAGCTATATTGAAATTCGCCTCTCATATGCACTTTGAAATTGCATTAATCTCAATTTCTATGAAAGATGTGCAAGTAAGTGTATTGCTGTATCTTAATTTTTGGTTATGGTTATATTaagatttttcttttattttcttcaactttGCCCCATATTTCATGTAGTAGTTATTAGTTAACCACCATGATAACACCcgtaaaaaatttatgaatcaTTAGTACCAACCTGAAATCGCAGGTGCATCAAACATGTATATCGATACAACTATCAAGTCACCACTTTTGGCAGTCCAAACCAAGAGTTGCATGCAATGTTTATGGCTAAATATGAATCTTGCTTCCCCTTTTGATAGACTTGGAttagttttaaatttgtatGCAAGGTTATGTGATGTGGTACTTagtcttatttttttatgtaaggTTCTGAGATCAGTGATATTTGATTATTAGGAAGCCTGCACTATGATTTTAGGTTTTGACGGCACTAAGATTTGATGtgtttttacatttaattttatttttatttgctcTTATGCAAACATGTCCTATATTCGTACATACATGCATTTGGCATGTGCACATGAGATTTTGAAGCCTTAAAGAAGGATTCTTGTTATTGGTCTAGTTGTACATCTCTTGTGTGGTTGTGTGTTTTAAATgatgaatttataatttttctctcttaaCAGCTACAAATTGATGGGAGTTACTTTGTTATGCATTCTTTGAAAGTTGAGACAACCTTCTTGACTCAAGCATACCTTATTTTTCTCTCTCGAAGAGGATAGTTGTAGGGTAGTTGTTCTGTTCCTTCTGATCCCTTGAACCGCTGCCACTTTACCATTGCCAGTTAAGTTGCTGCCACCATCCCTTGcacttaaaaaaaactattcctacaacatcaacattttcaataatattaacgAAACCAAGatttgtgaattttttaataaaccaaATTTTCCATGGAAATTCAACATATTCTACCTGGGTTTTCTCCAAAATTATCTTCAGCGCCATCATTTCCAatctcaaaacaacttttctcTTTGAAATTCCCTTTACTTTCTTCTTCATACCCTTCTATTCAGTCCCAAAATTTTGAGGTTCCGAGTGGAGCCGTTTACCCTATGAGCATTTCACAAAAAGACATATGTTCTAGTTCTAGGAGGAGAGTATCATGTAGCAGTAATACTGCAGATCCAAACAAGGGGCATGAGGTGAGAGCTCAGGTCACAGGGAGAAGGAAAAAGCTGGCTGTGTTTGTGTCTGGCGGAGGATCTAACTTTAGATCAATTCATGAAGCATCTAAAAGGGGGTCACTTCATGGAGACGTTGTTGTATTGGTTACAAACAAAAGCGGTAATGATCCATCTAGCTACGGCTTTACTTCCATTTTTGTGCTTCTGTTTAATAATATAagtttttatgatttttctatGATTATTGAGCTTAGCTACATTCTGATAGTAATAGGCTTACTATCACTAGGACTTATGTTAGAAAGAAgtatataaatcaaattaatgtCGGGGCAGAAGTTATGTAATATTAGCAGGagatttcttttattattatttaatgttgtGTGTGCAGTAACTGCTATGTAACTGTTGTAGGAAGTTAGAATAATACATATAAGCTGAAAGGGAAAAGGGAGGGAATTcggttgttgttatgttgggtTGGTTGGGAGAGACTAGACTCTCTAATTCCTAAAGGTGGTTATGTTAGTTTCTAGCAGAGCAGTTGTATTTCTCTATGTTTTCATGTTCACAACTATGCATAAAGTTATCTTAGAACATTGTTAATCATAATATTAGTTCTATTCACTATATATCACCCTTCCCTTACCTATTTATACCAATTCTATCACATTCTTGTTTGGCTTCTTGCACCAGTACCTTTCCTATTAGCATATTTTCTAAACTTTTTAATTGATAACACAGTCTCACGACTAAGATGACATGCatgtttgtaaaaatatttttattatacttttatgCAGCTAATTGCATGTTACATGCAATATTGACACTATGTCTTGATTTGTTTTTACTTTGAATCTTGagattttgtttttcctttctttctttttattttaattttaataccaGAGTGTGGAGGTGCGGAGTATGCTAGAAATAATGGTATACCAGTTATAATGTTCCCTAAAGCAAAGGATGAATCCGATGGGTTATGTCCAAATGACCTTGTTGATACACTAAGGTTAGAtgcttttttatttcattttctgcTTCTGcatttaacttttaatatttaatgaatttgaTCTGTGATGGCTTTACTTAAAAGTtgaaatgcaaagaaaaaatatatcaatttagcTATAACTAAATTTGTAAAAGGGATTAAAAGAATGGTGATATGCTATATGGAGATATGGTTTTACTATTAGCTTATGGTATATTTTTTCAACAGGAGATTCGAGgttgatttaattcttttagCTGGATACCTCAAACTTATACCAGTGGAATTGATCCAAGCTTTTGAAAGATCTATAATAAACATTCATCCATCACTTCTTCCAGCTTTTGGAGGAAAGGGCCACTATGGTATGAAGGTACATAAAGCAGTAATTGCTTTTGGTGCAAGGTACACAACTCTCAAAATAAGTATGCTGGTTCTACGAAACACTTTTACACTTTTTTCTTGCTACTTATCTTTGCATTATTTTCTGTGTTAGATTTTCAGGTCCCACAGTTCATTTTGTGGATGAACACTATGACACAGGGCGTATTCTTGCCCAGCGTGTTGTCCCTGTGCTTGCTAATGATACTGCTGAAGAGTTGGCTGCAAGGGTTCTAAGAGAGGTAATGGAAGTTTATATCATCAATCAACTCCCGAAAATTGGGGCATTTTAAACCATTGAACAAGTTCAATCCGGAATggaatttgatttatatatttgtcATAAGACGCATTCATGCGCCACAGGATTTATGCATAAAAAGGCTAATAATTAGTTTTTTGACAAGATGAATACCAAatattaattgtttgttttgatTTCCAAATCTAGGAGCACCAATTATATGTTGAGGTGGTAGAGGCTTTATGTGAAGATCGTTTAGTTTGGAGGAAAGATGGTGTTCCTCTCATCCGAAGCAAAGAAAATCCTGATGAGTTTTGTTGATTTATCACTTACATGGTCATAAATTCACTTTTAATCTTTTAACTACACAATTATAGATTATAATATACTTATATTCTACTCGAGTAACCATGTGGCTTCCCCATCTAAGAATATCATAAGTTGGAAACCACAAATTTTCCTCCCAACCTGTTCAATGCAGACTTATGTTAATTTGCATCTTGAAGGATCTTAGGTCTTCGCTACATTGTGGTATATTCCACAAGTGGCAAATGTTGTAATTTGCATTGTGATAAGGGCTATTGACATGAAATGCGATTTATCGCAAATAAAGTGAGTAAGTCTCTCCATGGAGTAGCAATCTTGGTCCCCCTTCACATGTGGATTCTCATATTGCACAAGTATTGGTCCtcagagaaagtgaatttccaTGGAGTAGCAGTCTTGATTCCCTCCACTTGTGCATTATCATTTCACATAAGTGTAGTGTGGGCGGTGACTTTTGACTTTATGTGTATGGTCTATTGTTgtctttgattttatttttatttttattttttacagaaGTCTTTGATTATTCTTGTATGGTTATGGTTATGATATGTTTTTGCCTGCTGCATTTTCTGTCATTATTTTATCATTCATTCGTTCATCGTGCATTTTATCATTCCTAGCAAATATGTGAAGGGACCCGAATCGTCTGTTGTAAAGATACCATGCTGTTACTCGCAACAAGTAATCTCGTGTATTGATTTGATATCAGATACTTCAAATGACATGGTCGGTACATCAACTGAAAACATTATCAACCATTGATTAGAAATATGTAATTACATGACAATTTTACAGTATCGATGCCATCTCCAGTGATATCTAACATTGATTTTGagagtagtttttttttttaaaatatgaaagtgaGAATACTAAATCTTGAGCATATAACGCGAATGATCAgcattgatatttatttttttttttgtaaaatttggaaagaatttgatactttatcaaataaattagtttgatgtatattattttttttttaaatatataagtaaATGTTGATTATAAAAAGACCTAATTACTTTAAGTTTGATACACGTGATAAATAGATTCattaaatttctttaaatgttgATTGTCGTTGTATCATATCAGAATATACTAGTAGTGTAGACTTACTCATCTCACTCTAACCTAATGCAAGGGTAAGTATGTATTcaagatttttgttttttgaaatttcacaGGGCATTAgcgtaattataattattattgttgtttagAAAGAAAGAACAACACATGATTGACACATTTCCTCCGTAAGTGATGTTTGTTctctaataaaagaaaattctattattgGTGTTCTTGTGACATGTTTATCAAAATGAGTGATGTTAAATGGTACgaaggtttttttttaaagaaatgcaAGAATGccgtttttatttttatttatttttattttcatttatgtttCGTACAAACCAACATTATCAAAATAGATAAACAATGAAGAAACagaattagaagaaaaatacaTCAGCTTATAAATGTCTTATTTggattgtatatatttcttaaagaagataataactgtgaaaattttaataataaaatgaatttcattcaataaaatattattattaatagtaattGTTAGTCAAGTAGTCAGATGAGTTAATAAATAAGTGTAAATTGAtagaaaaaagtaaataatacttTATCACTTTATCGGTAAATAATATACACGTGCAATTATACAAGTTCAACTTTTAAGTTAAAGACTTATCtagtaaaacaaaatttatttactcTAAGTTAATATTGTAATAAAACACTTAATATAAGTTACAATTCAAAATCTAAGTTGAGACTTATCTAGTAGAAAagatttatttactttaaaatgtTGCAAATGA
The genomic region above belongs to Cicer arietinum cultivar CDC Frontier isolate Library 1 chromosome 4, Cicar.CDCFrontier_v2.0, whole genome shotgun sequence and contains:
- the LOC101501181 gene encoding uncharacterized protein isoform X2, yielding MEENDRRILEREMYQIEQIRQLDLEELQVEEVDDFQNSSDDDDNNNHRDPTTGILGEFTYNICVASLHSYLGDVEDTHHRTAFLDGGAVLNLPLFCLQGVVLFPGATLPLRVIESNFVAAVERSLSRVDVPYTIGVIRVYSDTANHSMKSASIGTTAEIRQYGRLEDGSLNVVTRGQQRFRLRRCWIDVEGVPYGEIQIIEEDIPSRTPRDAFGKLTPLSNLPRNRATSSMLPLKYSVEVRGSKNEESDSEENFERELSSAERRIHQSLIGSSYEHDLIDESASSSDDRFTYESDQELRSSLNDPDTSISLLPDHENDAENLDSRIGNCSSSGKQSSTRGLNWCSKNIDPYPSRRISRAFMPGWVYCMFDSYWLAQRAADMWKQIVGAPSMDSLVKKPDVLSFSIASKIPVSESTKQELLDIDRIPYRLRREIELLESIDLIRCKICQIIIAKRSDMLVMSSEGPVGAYVNATGYVHEVTTLYKANGLALTGPAFTKYSWFPGYAWTIANCATCETHMGWLFTSTNRKVKPKSFWGIRNCQVADEMR
- the LOC101500851 gene encoding phosphoribosylglycinamide formyltransferase, chloroplastic-like, producing the protein MEIQHILPGFSPKLSSAPSFPISKQLFSLKFPLLSSSYPSIQSQNFEVPSGAVYPMSISQKDICSSSRRRVSCSSNTADPNKGHEVRAQVTGRRKKLAVFVSGGGSNFRSIHEASKRGSLHGDVVVLVTNKSECGGAEYARNNGIPVIMFPKAKDESDGLCPNDLVDTLRRFEVDLILLAGYLKLIPVELIQAFERSIINIHPSLLPAFGGKGHYGMKVHKAVIAFGARFSGPTVHFVDEHYDTGRILAQRVVPVLANDTAEELAARVLREEHQLYVEVVEALCEDRLVWRKDGVPLIRSKENPDEFC
- the LOC101501181 gene encoding uncharacterized protein isoform X1, producing MEENDRRILEREMYQIEQIRQLDLEELQVEEVDDFQNSSDDDDNNNHRDPTHGYDSTGILGEFTYNICVASLHSYLGDVEDTHHRTAFLDGGAVLNLPLFCLQGVVLFPGATLPLRVIESNFVAAVERSLSRVDVPYTIGVIRVYSDTANHSMKSASIGTTAEIRQYGRLEDGSLNVVTRGQQRFRLRRCWIDVEGVPYGEIQIIEEDIPSRTPRDAFGKLTPLSNLPRNRATSSMLPLKYSVEVRGSKNEESDSEENFERELSSAERRIHQSLIGSSYEHDLIDESASSSDDRFTYESDQELRSSLNDPDTSISLLPDHENDAENLDSRIGNCSSSGKQSSTRGLNWCSKNIDPYPSRRISRAFMPGWVYCMFDSYWLAQRAADMWKQIVGAPSMDSLVKKPDVLSFSIASKIPVSESTKQELLDIDRIPYRLRREIELLESIDLIRCKICQIIIAKRSDMLVMSSEGPVGAYVNATGYVHEVTTLYKANGLALTGPAFTKYSWFPGYAWTIANCATCETHMGWLFTSTNRKVKPKSFWGIRNCQVADEMR